In Planctomycetaceae bacterium, the following are encoded in one genomic region:
- a CDS encoding alkaline phosphatase D family protein, giving the protein MNAKQVTRREAIRTTACAAGVLASASFTKAAPQTTADGDPPSFVSDWDTSNDRVWLGEAFWANPMEDWKIVDGAAECQSAAGGRNVQLLTHQLTNSDGAFRMSVHVQQQQIGNGDGGAGFRIGVRSDINEHRANCFAPGGINAGIVDGSLTLADTTREIDNFQQQQLKNPGVRLSLAGEPDGDSYSLLLTVDDMNGSELGRVTATVPRSAVPGNVAIVNNLSAAPRQGRLARYRFSQWTADGDAFTVTDDQRFGPILWSMYSLSDSRTADGFVMKISALCPPLGTDDDDSVELQIRRGDLWKSLGHARLDQDAWTATFRIVQWDEKSATEYRLVYRERRRNGTVKESSWTGTIRPNPTGRPLRMAAMTCQKDYGFPYQPVSDNVLKLDPDLVYFSGDQLYEDHGGFGLIRDPADRAILNYLRKYYMFGWAFRDVMKDRPTLCIPDDHDVFQGNIWGEGGAPMKDISQGASSVGGYREPARMVNVVHKTNAAHHPDYFDPTPVKQNISVYYGDMVYGDVSFAIIADRQWKSGPEHVDTGSGRADHVLDPSFDTSKLDKPGLVLLGERQEQFLRHWVDDWRGHRMKVLLSQTVFAAVATHHGAYDGYLKADLDSGGWPPTARNNALRIIRRGMPLHINGDQHLTSLVQYGVDHQRDSNWSFCVPAISAGYPRWWHPDELQIPHDHRPAHDLPNTGEFLDSFGNMAYVYAVGNPEVGTKKNRYELAHQKGSGFGLVTIDPDARTYKLEAFRFLVDATKNDPASQFPGWPVVLHQTENRGENMLR; this is encoded by the coding sequence ATGAATGCGAAACAGGTAACGCGTCGCGAAGCGATCAGGACGACAGCCTGTGCGGCGGGAGTGCTCGCGTCTGCTTCCTTCACAAAGGCCGCTCCGCAAACGACGGCGGACGGCGATCCACCGTCGTTCGTCAGTGACTGGGACACGTCGAACGATCGCGTGTGGCTTGGCGAAGCATTCTGGGCCAATCCCATGGAAGACTGGAAGATCGTCGACGGCGCCGCGGAATGTCAAAGCGCGGCCGGAGGTCGCAATGTTCAACTGCTGACTCACCAGCTCACGAACTCCGACGGTGCGTTTCGAATGTCGGTACATGTGCAGCAACAGCAGATCGGCAACGGCGACGGTGGAGCGGGATTCCGCATCGGAGTTCGCAGCGACATCAACGAACACCGCGCCAATTGTTTTGCGCCCGGCGGAATCAATGCGGGAATCGTTGACGGCAGCCTGACGCTGGCCGACACGACTCGCGAAATCGACAACTTCCAGCAGCAGCAGTTGAAGAATCCCGGCGTGCGATTGTCGCTGGCCGGCGAACCCGACGGTGACTCGTATTCTCTGCTGTTGACCGTTGACGATATGAATGGCAGCGAACTGGGTCGCGTGACGGCCACCGTTCCGCGATCAGCCGTGCCGGGCAACGTGGCCATCGTCAACAACCTTTCCGCAGCACCGCGACAGGGCCGGCTGGCTCGCTACCGTTTCAGCCAGTGGACGGCTGACGGTGATGCGTTCACGGTCACGGACGATCAGCGCTTCGGTCCGATTCTGTGGTCGATGTATTCGCTCAGCGATTCGCGCACGGCTGATGGCTTCGTGATGAAAATCTCGGCGCTGTGTCCGCCGCTGGGAACGGACGATGACGATTCTGTGGAGCTGCAGATTCGTCGCGGCGACTTATGGAAATCGCTGGGACATGCCCGGCTGGATCAAGATGCATGGACCGCCACGTTTCGCATCGTTCAGTGGGATGAAAAGTCAGCAACGGAATACCGCCTTGTCTATCGGGAACGACGCCGCAACGGGACCGTGAAGGAATCGTCGTGGACCGGCACAATTCGGCCGAATCCCACGGGACGACCGTTGCGAATGGCGGCGATGACCTGCCAGAAGGACTACGGTTTTCCGTATCAGCCCGTGTCGGACAACGTGCTGAAGCTGGATCCCGATCTGGTGTATTTCTCGGGCGACCAGTTGTACGAAGACCACGGCGGGTTCGGCCTGATTCGCGATCCGGCCGACCGTGCGATCTTGAACTATCTGCGAAAGTACTACATGTTCGGCTGGGCGTTTCGCGACGTGATGAAGGACCGCCCGACACTGTGCATTCCGGACGATCACGATGTCTTTCAGGGCAACATCTGGGGCGAAGGCGGTGCTCCGATGAAGGACATCAGCCAGGGAGCCTCGTCGGTCGGTGGGTATCGCGAGCCCGCTCGAATGGTCAACGTCGTTCACAAGACAAACGCCGCGCATCATCCGGATTATTTCGATCCGACTCCCGTCAAACAAAATATCAGCGTGTACTACGGCGACATGGTTTACGGCGATGTCAGCTTTGCCATCATCGCGGATCGGCAGTGGAAGTCCGGTCCGGAACATGTCGACACCGGCAGCGGGCGAGCAGATCACGTGCTGGACCCGAGCTTCGATACGTCGAAGCTGGACAAGCCGGGGCTGGTCCTGCTGGGAGAACGGCAGGAGCAGTTCCTGCGGCACTGGGTCGACGACTGGCGCGGGCATCGGATGAAGGTGTTGCTAAGCCAGACGGTCTTCGCCGCAGTGGCCACTCATCACGGTGCGTACGACGGCTACCTGAAGGCGGATCTCGATTCCGGCGGCTGGCCTCCGACTGCGCGCAACAACGCGCTTCGCATCATTCGAAGAGGAATGCCGCTGCACATTAACGGCGACCAGCATCTGACATCGCTGGTGCAATACGGAGTCGACCACCAGCGCGACAGCAACTGGAGCTTCTGCGTGCCTGCGATCTCCGCCGGCTATCCCCGCTGGTGGCATCCCGACGAACTTCAGATTCCGCACGACCACCGACCTGCTCACGATTTGCCGAACACGGGAGAATTTCTCGACAGCTTCGGCAACATGGCCTACGTCTATGCTGTCGGGAATCCCGAGGTAGGCACGAAGAAGAACCGCTACGAGCTGGCTCACCAGAAGGGCAGCGGCTTTGGTCTGGTGACGATTGATCCGGACGCCAGAACGTACAAGCTGGAAGCATTTCGGTTTCTGGTCGACGCGACAAAGAACGATCCGGCAAGCCAGTTTCCCGGCTGGCCGGTCGTGCTGCATCAGACAGAAAACCGCGGTGAAAACATGCTGCGGTAG
- a CDS encoding dienelactone hydrolase family protein, with amino-acid sequence MKPARTLLSLILPPLAIFCIPNVRAAEEPVAPANIQALTMEGDIASQLVDGVDRFLLNQIDRAADRRDEFWNFDTSSAAAFNKSIRPNRERLAKILGVCDSRVPFESPERIATVADSKLVALTNKYRVFAIRWPVLADPAPSAGNLVSIYGEGLLLVPTGDVIADVVAIPHADHSPEQICGLAEGIPAESQYARRLAESGCRVVVPTIISRQRSKRNGRADLTDREYLYRSAFELGRHLIGYELQKVFAAIDWFERDAGDGDAKIGVIGYGEGGMLALYSAALDTRIDAVCVSGAMGFDHDLWKQPLDRNVFGLLREFGTAELATMVQPRRLITDFTNAPELELAGNGGAPSVLITPPVQQVRDQLDAAAQVAARLMDSGAQKVGITNHFGDTRTFCDTVLGLFVASVAGDAADADRIRDSATTSPAELSDRTEIIATRHQRQLEEIDRHNQALLRESPFVRDDFMKALDTSSVDAYEASVEKYRDIFHKDVIGEFEEPLLPFNARSRKSWDTERWTGHEVVLDVFPDVIAYGVLLIPKDLKPGEKRPVVVCQHGLEGRPTDTFLDDHRAYHDFASKLCEQGFITFAPQNLYIFEDRFRTLQRKANPLGKTLFSVIVPQHQQIVNWLKTQPFVDSERIAFYGLSYGGKSAMRIPALVTDYCLSICSADFNEWVLKNATTRHNFSYVWTGEYEIFEWDLGSTFNYSEMAALICPRPFMVERGHFDGVGEDEWVAFEFAKVRRLYAAKLGIPDRTEIEWFVGPHTINGQGTFRFLRRHLDWPEQ; translated from the coding sequence ATGAAGCCCGCTCGAACGCTGCTGAGTCTGATCCTGCCGCCGCTCGCGATTTTCTGTATTCCCAATGTTCGTGCCGCCGAAGAACCTGTCGCGCCGGCAAACATACAGGCGCTGACGATGGAAGGTGACATCGCGTCGCAGCTTGTCGACGGTGTTGATCGGTTTCTGCTGAACCAGATCGACAGGGCGGCCGATCGTCGCGACGAATTCTGGAACTTCGACACGTCGTCCGCCGCGGCTTTCAATAAATCGATCCGGCCCAACCGCGAACGGCTGGCGAAGATTCTTGGTGTTTGCGATTCGCGAGTCCCGTTCGAATCTCCGGAACGGATCGCGACCGTCGCCGACAGCAAGCTGGTGGCTCTGACGAACAAGTACCGCGTGTTCGCCATTCGCTGGCCGGTGCTGGCCGATCCGGCTCCGTCGGCCGGGAACCTGGTTTCCATCTACGGTGAAGGATTGCTGCTGGTTCCGACAGGCGACGTGATCGCTGACGTCGTCGCGATTCCTCACGCCGATCATTCGCCCGAACAGATCTGCGGGCTGGCCGAAGGCATTCCGGCCGAGTCGCAGTATGCTCGCCGCCTGGCGGAATCAGGCTGTCGTGTTGTCGTTCCGACCATCATCAGCCGGCAGCGAAGCAAGCGAAATGGTCGAGCCGACCTGACCGATCGCGAGTACCTGTATCGCTCCGCGTTCGAACTGGGCCGGCATCTGATCGGCTACGAACTGCAGAAGGTCTTCGCCGCGATCGACTGGTTTGAAAGGGATGCGGGCGACGGTGATGCGAAGATCGGAGTCATCGGCTACGGCGAAGGAGGCATGCTGGCGCTGTACTCTGCGGCGCTGGACACTCGCATCGACGCGGTCTGTGTTTCCGGCGCGATGGGCTTCGATCACGATTTGTGGAAGCAGCCACTCGACCGCAACGTGTTCGGCCTGCTAAGGGAATTCGGCACGGCGGAACTGGCGACGATGGTTCAGCCGCGTCGCCTGATTACAGACTTCACCAACGCACCTGAACTGGAGCTTGCCGGCAACGGTGGAGCACCGTCCGTTCTGATAACACCGCCGGTGCAGCAGGTCCGGGATCAACTGGACGCAGCCGCTCAGGTTGCCGCCAGGCTGATGGACTCCGGCGCGCAGAAGGTCGGTATCACGAACCACTTCGGCGACACGCGAACGTTCTGTGACACGGTACTTGGGCTGTTCGTAGCGTCCGTTGCCGGGGACGCCGCGGACGCCGATCGAATTCGCGACTCGGCCACTACATCTCCGGCAGAACTGTCCGATCGAACGGAAATCATCGCGACGCGTCACCAGCGGCAGTTGGAAGAAATCGATCGCCACAACCAGGCTCTGCTGCGCGAAAGTCCGTTCGTTCGAGACGACTTCATGAAAGCTCTCGACACCAGCTCCGTCGACGCCTACGAAGCCAGCGTCGAGAAATACCGCGACATTTTCCACAAAGACGTTATTGGAGAATTCGAGGAACCGCTGCTGCCGTTCAATGCTCGTTCCCGAAAGTCCTGGGACACGGAACGCTGGACCGGCCACGAAGTCGTGCTGGATGTGTTCCCGGACGTGATCGCCTACGGAGTTCTGCTGATTCCGAAAGATCTGAAGCCCGGCGAAAAACGGCCCGTTGTTGTCTGCCAGCATGGCCTGGAAGGCCGGCCGACCGACACGTTTCTGGACGATCACCGAGCCTACCACGACTTTGCTTCGAAGCTCTGCGAACAGGGATTCATCACGTTCGCTCCGCAGAATCTGTACATCTTTGAAGACCGCTTTCGCACTCTGCAGCGGAAGGCGAATCCACTGGGCAAGACTCTGTTTTCGGTCATCGTGCCCCAGCATCAGCAGATTGTGAACTGGCTGAAGACACAACCGTTCGTCGACAGCGAACGGATCGCTTTTTACGGCCTGAGCTATGGCGGCAAGTCGGCGATGAGAATTCCGGCTCTGGTAACCGACTACTGTCTTTCCATCTGCTCTGCGGATTTCAACGAATGGGTGCTGAAGAATGCCACCACTCGTCACAACTTCAGTTACGTCTGGACCGGGGAATACGAAATCTTCGAATGGGACCTGGGCAGCACGTTCAACTATTCCGAAATGGCGGCGCTGATCTGTCCGCGTCCGTTTATGGTGGAACGAGGCCACTTTGACGGAGTCGGCGAAGACGAGTGGGTTGCGTTTGAATTTGCGAAGGTCCGACGTCTCTACGCGGCAAAGCTGGGAATCCCGGACCGCACGGAAATCGAATGGTTCGTCGGTCCTCACACGATCAATGGCCAGGGCACGTTTCGGTTTCTACGCCGGCATCTCGATTGGCCGGAACAGTAG
- a CDS encoding aspartate-semialdehyde dehydrogenase, which yields MFETVAVVGATGAVGTIIRELLEQRKFPAKTWRFLASARSAGQTLPFAGQTVTVEELTHDCFFGVDLVIASTPDDTAAEFLPSAVKAGARVIDESGYWRMKPDVALVIPEINPQAALSAKGIIASPNCSTTQMALAMKPLHDAARVRRVIVSTYQATSGAGVQGSTDLIEGTRAALNNSEYTYRVFAHPIAFNAIPQIGSLKDEGYTSEELKMVYETRKIFGDDSIMICPTCVRIPVSNCHSESITVETERPVSVAEARELFAKTPGITVVDDTASGKYPMPSNCDGSDDVFIGRIRRDLSHPNGLSFWCVSDNLRKGAATNAVQIAELLLKNA from the coding sequence GTGTTTGAAACCGTTGCTGTTGTCGGCGCCACCGGAGCCGTCGGAACCATCATTCGGGAACTGCTGGAACAAAGAAAGTTCCCTGCGAAGACCTGGCGATTTCTGGCATCCGCAAGAAGCGCCGGGCAGACACTGCCGTTTGCCGGGCAGACTGTCACCGTCGAGGAACTGACGCACGACTGCTTTTTCGGCGTCGATCTGGTGATCGCCAGCACGCCGGACGATACGGCCGCGGAGTTCCTGCCGTCCGCCGTGAAGGCAGGAGCCAGAGTGATTGATGAATCCGGCTACTGGCGAATGAAGCCCGATGTGGCTTTGGTGATTCCCGAAATCAATCCTCAGGCGGCACTGAGCGCAAAGGGAATCATTGCCAGCCCCAACTGTTCCACAACGCAGATGGCTCTGGCGATGAAGCCGCTGCACGATGCGGCCCGCGTGCGCCGTGTCATCGTCAGCACGTACCAGGCGACCAGCGGAGCCGGTGTGCAGGGCAGCACGGATCTGATCGAAGGGACTCGCGCCGCTTTGAACAATTCGGAATACACGTACCGCGTTTTTGCTCATCCGATCGCCTTCAACGCCATTCCGCAGATCGGCAGCCTGAAGGATGAAGGTTACACCAGCGAAGAGCTGAAGATGGTGTACGAGACTCGGAAGATCTTCGGGGACGATTCCATCATGATCTGTCCGACGTGCGTGCGCATTCCCGTCAGCAACTGCCACAGCGAAAGCATTACCGTCGAAACCGAACGCCCCGTGTCCGTCGCGGAAGCTCGCGAACTGTTCGCAAAGACTCCGGGAATCACCGTGGTGGACGATACCGCGTCCGGAAAATACCCGATGCCGTCCAACTGCGACGGCAGCGATGACGTCTTCATCGGCCGGATCCGGCGCGACTTGTCTCACCCCAACGGCCTGTCGTTCTGGTGCGTGTCAGACAATCTGCGGAAGGGAGCCGCCACGAACGCGGTCCAGATTGCCGAACTGCTGCTGAAAAACGCATGA
- a CDS encoding alpha/beta hydrolase, whose translation MIRQVCGICVFLFPLAVLGGEPLDVWPGLAPGETTSNAGEPQPFRKGEEPPVTRVENITHPTLTVWLADHPNGAGVVILPGGGFGKVVTDKEGSEIAAWLNRHGVTAFVLSYRTTQPGGSLPGWRRPLQDAQRTMSLVRSRCGEWNLDPNRIGIAGFSAGGQVAARLLCDGGRKTYDRVDETDDTVHRPDFAMLIYPWNLYDSETNALIQDCVVPQNCPPTFLVHTDDDRASSLSSVLFYAELKRLGIPSELHVYGSGGHGYGLRPIPGSQISTWPDHAAHWLKSIGATAPASN comes from the coding sequence ATGATTCGACAGGTGTGCGGAATCTGTGTGTTTCTGTTTCCGTTGGCTGTTCTCGGCGGCGAACCGCTGGATGTCTGGCCGGGGCTGGCGCCGGGGGAAACGACGTCGAATGCCGGCGAACCGCAGCCGTTCCGGAAAGGCGAAGAACCGCCGGTAACACGTGTCGAAAACATTACTCACCCGACGCTGACGGTGTGGCTGGCCGATCATCCGAACGGAGCCGGCGTTGTGATCCTTCCCGGCGGCGGATTCGGGAAAGTTGTGACCGACAAGGAGGGTTCTGAAATCGCGGCGTGGCTGAATCGTCACGGAGTCACAGCGTTTGTGCTCAGCTATCGCACGACGCAGCCGGGAGGCAGTCTTCCGGGATGGCGGCGACCGCTTCAGGACGCTCAGCGGACGATGTCTCTGGTTCGGTCGCGTTGCGGCGAATGGAACCTGGACCCGAATCGCATCGGCATCGCAGGGTTCTCCGCGGGAGGCCAGGTTGCCGCTCGACTTCTTTGTGACGGCGGCCGAAAGACCTACGACCGCGTCGACGAAACTGACGACACTGTTCATCGCCCCGACTTTGCGATGCTGATCTATCCGTGGAATCTCTATGACAGCGAAACGAACGCTCTGATCCAGGACTGCGTGGTTCCGCAGAATTGTCCGCCGACGTTTCTGGTTCACACCGATGACGATCGAGCGTCGTCGCTGAGTTCCGTGCTGTTTTACGCCGAACTGAAGCGGCTCGGCATCCCGTCGGAACTGCACGTTTATGGCAGCGGCGGACATGGCTACGGGTTGCGGCCGATCCCCGGTTCGCAGATTTCCACGTGGCCGGACCACGCGGCTCACTGGCTGAAATCGATCGGTGCAACAGCCCCCGCGTCGAATTGA
- a CDS encoding PEP-CTERM sorting domain-containing protein (PEP-CTERM proteins occur, often in large numbers, in the proteomes of bacteria that also encode an exosortase, a predicted intramembrane cysteine proteinase. The presence of a PEP-CTERM domain at a protein's C-terminus predicts cleavage within the sorting domain, followed by covalent anchoring to some some component of the (usually Gram-negative) cell surface. Many PEP-CTERM proteins exhibit an unusual sequence composition that includes large numbers of potential glycosylation sites. Expression of one such protein has been shown restore the ability of a bacterium to form floc, a type of biofilm.), protein MSFIRISICLFSLAAWSVPAAQGTLIVQGYNTNFHDRFTNHADFIGNPYNWSGVGRGTQWATMVSDSFFVSASHAHPGLNADVTFYHGNDPGGMSESHTVAQGWRIDGSDLWLGRLSSSVSSNVEKYAIADVTPSGAEGLTFSTFGRTGGAATPTSQRMGRNVVTQSITNFSDPALSGSGDVFIFDYDVPGLGADEARVTGGDSGAPTFVLTPSGPAVLGIHWFMYQNEMLGELGSGDTFVPSYIDDMNLIMAGFGESLSVVAVPEPSSVVLLFSIAAGIALYRRRLR, encoded by the coding sequence GTGTCTTTCATCAGGATTTCGATTTGCCTGTTTTCGCTCGCTGCGTGGTCGGTTCCCGCGGCACAGGGAACTCTGATTGTTCAGGGATACAACACGAATTTTCACGACCGTTTCACGAATCACGCGGACTTCATTGGAAATCCGTACAACTGGTCAGGTGTCGGACGCGGTACGCAGTGGGCGACGATGGTCAGCGACTCGTTCTTCGTTTCCGCGTCGCACGCTCATCCCGGTTTGAACGCCGATGTGACGTTCTACCACGGCAATGACCCCGGTGGTATGAGCGAGAGTCACACGGTCGCACAGGGCTGGCGCATCGATGGTTCGGACCTGTGGCTGGGACGTCTGAGCAGCAGCGTCAGCAGCAATGTGGAGAAGTACGCGATTGCCGACGTGACGCCGTCGGGTGCTGAGGGTCTGACGTTTTCCACGTTCGGACGTACCGGCGGGGCGGCGACGCCGACATCGCAGCGGATGGGGCGGAACGTCGTCACGCAGTCGATCACGAATTTCAGCGACCCTGCGTTAAGCGGCAGCGGCGACGTGTTCATCTTTGATTACGACGTCCCCGGACTTGGTGCCGACGAAGCCCGCGTCACCGGCGGAGACTCCGGCGCGCCGACGTTTGTGCTGACTCCGTCCGGTCCGGCTGTGTTGGGAATCCACTGGTTCATGTATCAGAACGAGATGCTGGGAGAACTCGGTTCCGGCGACACGTTCGTTCCGTCGTACATTGACGACATGAACCTGATCATGGCGGGTTTCGGCGAAAGTCTGAGCGTCGTTGCCGTGCCGGAACCGTCTTCGGTTGTGCTGCTGTTCAGCATCGCGGCGGGAATCGCCCTGTATCGCCGCCGGCTGCGGTGA
- a CDS encoding SPFH domain-containing protein translates to MGLFDKLRAELIDIVEWVDDSRHTLVWRFPRYNNQIKNGAQLIVRPGQVAVFVHRGQIADVFEPGHYELKTDNLPILSTIAGWKYGFDSPFKAEVYFVSTRQVTDLKWGTPNPIMLRDPEFGPIRIRAFGTYAVKAVEPKALLKELVGTDSEVGTDEVTELLRAIIISTFADVIGKSQIAALDLASKYQEFGETLRKEVQERIDDEYGLEIPQLFIVNISLPEAVEKALDTRTSMGVIGDMNKFQQYQMGQAMTAAAENPSGGGAAEGMGLGLGFAMAGKMMNPGMMGGGPMAGGAPAAGMTPPPPPVAMWHVAVNGQTTGPFSPQQMAAGIAGGEVTAQTLVWSNGMSGWVPAGQVPQLSNAFGAVPPPPPAP, encoded by the coding sequence ATGGGACTGTTCGACAAGCTGCGTGCGGAACTGATTGATATCGTCGAGTGGGTCGACGACTCACGGCACACGCTGGTCTGGAGATTTCCCCGCTACAACAACCAGATCAAAAACGGAGCTCAGTTGATCGTGCGGCCGGGCCAGGTGGCGGTGTTCGTGCATCGCGGACAGATCGCGGACGTGTTCGAACCCGGCCACTACGAATTGAAAACGGATAACCTGCCGATCCTGAGCACCATTGCCGGCTGGAAATACGGCTTCGACAGCCCGTTCAAGGCGGAAGTGTATTTCGTCAGCACTCGTCAGGTGACGGACCTGAAATGGGGCACGCCGAATCCGATCATGCTGCGGGATCCGGAATTCGGACCGATTCGTATTCGGGCCTTCGGAACATATGCGGTCAAAGCCGTCGAACCGAAGGCTCTGCTGAAGGAACTGGTCGGCACGGACAGCGAGGTCGGCACCGACGAAGTGACCGAACTTCTGCGAGCCATCATCATCAGCACGTTCGCGGACGTGATCGGCAAGTCACAGATCGCCGCGCTGGATCTGGCCAGCAAGTATCAGGAATTCGGCGAAACTCTGCGGAAGGAAGTTCAGGAACGCATCGACGACGAGTATGGCCTGGAAATTCCGCAGTTGTTCATCGTCAACATTTCGCTGCCGGAGGCCGTCGAAAAGGCACTGGATACTCGCACCAGCATGGGCGTGATCGGCGACATGAACAAGTTCCAGCAATACCAGATGGGGCAGGCAATGACGGCGGCGGCCGAGAATCCTTCTGGCGGGGGAGCTGCGGAAGGCATGGGACTGGGCCTGGGCTTTGCGATGGCCGGAAAGATGATGAATCCCGGAATGATGGGCGGCGGACCGATGGCCGGAGGAGCCCCTGCTGCCGGAATGACGCCGCCTCCGCCACCCGTTGCCATGTGGCACGTGGCGGTGAATGGCCAGACAACGGGACCATTCAGTCCCCAGCAGATGGCCGCGGGAATTGCCGGCGGAGAAGTTACAGCGCAGACACTGGTCTGGTCGAACGGTATGTCCGGCTGGGTTCCGGCGGGCCAGGTTCCTCAGCTTTCGAATGCGTTCGGAGCCGTTCCGCCACCACCGCCGGCACCGTAA
- a CDS encoding Flp family type IVb pilin, translated as MTRLEKVRRFLTSEDAATSVEYAVMLALILAVLMIGLTSAGGGVKAWWERNDSELQAHGF; from the coding sequence ATGACGCGACTGGAAAAAGTACGCAGATTTCTGACCAGCGAGGACGCTGCGACGTCCGTCGAATACGCCGTCATGCTGGCACTGATTCTTGCTGTTCTGATGATCGGCCTGACGTCCGCCGGCGGCGGCGTCAAGGCATGGTGGGAACGCAATGACAGCGAACTTCAGGCTCACGGCTTCTGA
- the folK gene encoding 2-amino-4-hydroxy-6-hydroxymethyldihydropteridine diphosphokinase: MPTRCCIGLGGNLNGVEAAFQQAVDRLQHSGFSVLAVSSVHRTPPMGASAGGEFLNAAAMLSTSLSAKDTLAALHHTEAAAGRTRHRRWEPRPLDLDLLLFGDDVCDSGDLVVPHPALWYRRFVLDPMSEIAADVIHPVFRLSIAELRNRLLRRPLIFEIEAPNNDPRTLARIGETNVPDGVRLRASRTSGACDSDVFAKLRFVNTPADGATPRTQPRHPQDFVIELPLQDWQQGLHDVLTAALG, encoded by the coding sequence ATGCCAACACGCTGCTGCATTGGACTCGGCGGAAATCTGAACGGTGTCGAAGCCGCGTTTCAACAGGCTGTTGACCGCCTGCAGCATTCGGGTTTCAGCGTCCTTGCCGTCAGTTCCGTCCATCGAACGCCGCCGATGGGAGCATCCGCCGGAGGTGAGTTCCTGAACGCCGCGGCGATGCTAAGCACTTCCCTTTCCGCGAAGGATACGCTGGCCGCACTGCATCACACCGAAGCGGCCGCCGGACGAACGCGGCACCGTCGCTGGGAACCACGGCCTCTGGATTTGGACCTGCTGCTGTTTGGTGACGACGTATGCGATTCCGGCGATCTGGTCGTCCCCCATCCGGCGTTGTGGTACCGCCGGTTTGTTCTGGACCCGATGTCGGAGATCGCTGCCGACGTGATCCATCCGGTCTTCCGACTGTCGATCGCGGAACTCCGGAACCGCCTGCTTCGGCGTCCGCTGATCTTCGAGATTGAAGCTCCGAACAACGATCCCCGCACGTTGGCGCGGATCGGCGAGACCAATGTTCCGGATGGCGTGCGGTTGCGAGCCTCACGGACGTCGGGCGCCTGCGACTCGGACGTTTTCGCGAAACTTCGATTTGTCAACACGCCGGCGGACGGCGCGACACCGCGAACTCAGCCGCGTCATCCACAGGACTTCGTGATCGAACTTCCGCTGCAGGACTGGCAGCAGGGGCTTCACGACGTGCTGACCGCGGCGCTGGGATGA
- a CDS encoding NUDIX hydrolase, translating into MLGQPHGPWRVLKTSDVYSDPWMHVTKDDVVRPDGKHGTYSVLRLKPGVCVLAVQDDSVYLTEEFHYAVGRVTLEAVSGGRDDDEPAIECAKRELQEELGVQAGTWTELGVVDPFTASVVSPTALFVATDLTFGQPAQEGTEQIRCVRLSVKETYDAVRTGRITHAPSCIAILRYWIDRLQPSAPVSPL; encoded by the coding sequence ATGCTCGGTCAACCACACGGCCCGTGGCGCGTACTGAAAACCAGCGACGTCTACAGCGACCCGTGGATGCACGTCACGAAAGATGACGTGGTTCGCCCAGACGGAAAACACGGCACGTACAGCGTCCTGCGCCTAAAACCCGGAGTCTGCGTGCTGGCGGTTCAGGACGACAGCGTGTACCTGACCGAAGAATTTCACTACGCCGTCGGCCGAGTGACTCTGGAAGCCGTCAGCGGTGGCCGCGACGATGACGAACCCGCCATCGAATGCGCGAAACGCGAGCTTCAGGAAGAGCTGGGGGTTCAGGCAGGCACCTGGACGGAACTCGGCGTCGTCGATCCGTTCACAGCCAGCGTCGTTTCTCCGACAGCATTGTTCGTCGCGACAGACCTGACGTTTGGCCAGCCGGCACAGGAAGGAACGGAACAAATCCGCTGCGTTCGCCTGAGCGTGAAGGAAACCTACGACGCCGTCCGAACCGGTCGCATCACGCACGCTCCATCGTGCATCGCGATCCTGCGATACTGGATCGACCGCCTGCAACCGTCGGCGCCCGTGAGCCCGCTTTGA